In Gossypium arboreum isolate Shixiya-1 chromosome 6, ASM2569848v2, whole genome shotgun sequence, the following are encoded in one genomic region:
- the LOC108483910 gene encoding serine/threonine protein phosphatase 2A 57 kDa regulatory subunit B' kappa isoform-like — MLKQILIKLPRKLQKSDLLDSSGSDSGNHTSNLGNGVECTNIGNSMSSRLSVVKRVSSAVFPASIMVGVEAVEPNLSFTDVSILQKQSLFISKLNLCCEVSDFSDPDKTSAEQDLKHQTLIELVDFVSTGSTKFNEPAIAAMCKMCAVNLFRVFPPKYWSNSISGEVEDEEPMFDPSWSNLQLVYDLLLGFITYSSLDAKVAKKYVDHSFISRLLDLFDSEDPRERDCLKTILHRIYGKLMVHRPFVRKAVSNIIYRFVFETERHNGIAELLEIFGSIISGFAVPLKEEHKMFLWKALIPLHKPKLVRVYHQQLTSCVVQFIDKDPKLADSVIKGLLKYWPVTNSQKELMFISELEEVLEMTSMAEFLKIMVPLFRRIAFCLNSSHYQVAERTHLLWNNEHILNLVTHNRQVIFPLIFPALERNSENHWNQAVLNLTQSIKKMLCEVDEELVLACRQKIEEENSQSIEATEKRKLTWERLETAANVILPAACPVTC; from the exons ATGCTCAAACAAATTTTAATCAAACTCCCGCGGAAGTTACAAAAATCTGACTTATTAGATTCATCTGGAAGTGATTCTGGAAACCATACTTCTAACTTAGGGAATGGAGTTGAATGTACAAATATCGGGAATAGTATGTCAAGTCGTCTAAGTGTTGTTAAACGGGTGTCCTCAGCTGTTTTTCCTGCTAGCATCATGGTTGGTGTGGAGGCAGTAGAACCCAATTTATCTTTCACAGATGTTTCAATTCTGCAGAAGCAGAGCCTCTTTATTAGTAAATTGAATCTGTGCTGTGAGGTTTCTGATTTCAGTGATCCTGATAAAACTAGTGCCGAGCAAGATCTTAAACATCAAACACTGATAGAACTTGTCGATTTTGTTTCTACGGGGTCTACAAAGTTCAATGAACCGGCAATTGCCGCAATGTGTAAAATGTGCGCTGTTAACCTGTTCAGAGTTTTTCCACCTAAATATTGGTCTAATAGCATTAGTGGTGAAGTGGAAGATGAAGAGCCAATGTTTGATCCTTCATGGTCAAATTTGCAACTCGTATATGATCTACTTCTTGGGTTTATTACGTATAGTTCTCTTGATGCAAAGGTGGCAAAGAAGTATGTAGATCATTCTTTTATTTCGAGGTTACTTGACCTTTTTGATTCTGAGGACCCCCGGGAAAGGGACTGTTTGAAAACAATTCTGCACAGAATTTACGGGAAACTCATGGTGCACAGGCCCTTTGTACGAAAAGCTGTTAGCAATATCATCTATCGTTTTGTTTTTGAAACTGAAAGGCATAATGGTATTGCTGAACTCCTCGAGATATTTGGAAGTATTATTAGTGGTTTTGCTGTACCATTGAAAGAGGAACACAAGATGTTTTTGTGGAAAGCCCTTATTCCTTTACACAAACCGAAACTGGTGCGTGTTTATCATCAGCAATTAACATCTTGTGTTGTACAGTTTATAGATAAGGATCCGAAGTTAGCCGACAGCGTGATTAAGGGACTGTTAAAGTATTGGCCAGTTACAAATAGTCAGAAGGAGTTAATGTTTATTAGCGAGTTGGAAGAGGTTTTGGAGATGACTAGCATGGCCGAGTTCCTAAAGATCATGGTTCCACTGTTTCGGCGTATTGCATTTTGCTTAAACAGCTCCCATTACCAG GTGGCTGAACGAACTCACTTGCTATGGAACAATGAGCACATCCTTAATCTTGTAACACATAACCGTCAGGTGATATTTCCTCTTATCTTCCCCGCCCTTGAGCGAAATTCCGAGAACCATTGGAACCAAGCAGTGCTTAACCTGACACAAAGCATAAAGAAGATGTTGTGCGAGGTGGATGAAGAACTTGTGCTTGCTTGCCGGCAGAAGATAGAGGAGGAAAACTCCCAGTCGATTGAGGCAACTGAGAAGAGGAAACTAACATGGGAACGCCTGGAAACAGCTGCCAACGTGATTCTTCCCGCTGCATGCCCggttacctgttga
- the LOC108484226 gene encoding protein PGR, with the protein MERTLTRSLIAVVISSLAAIRSYRRKSLDLSGALAGFLVMTIHFVVGYRFGAMLLAFFFTSSMLTKVGEDKKRRVDADFKEGGQRDWIQVLYNSGIAAVLSVLIGNLTGWEDKCLDSNDSVLITSLIGGIIGHYSCCNGDTWSSEIGVLSDDQPRLITTFKSVRRGTNGGVTKTGLLAALAAGSVIGLTFVLVGFLTTRCSNEMGMKQLLVIPLSAVAGLLGSIIDSLLGATLQFSGFCSVRNKVVGKPGPTVKRISGLNFLDNNAVNLVSILLTTLLTSFACVYIF; encoded by the exons ATGGAGAGAACTCTAACCCGCTCATTAATCGCTGTTGTAATCTCTTCCTTAGCCGCGATTCGATCCTACAGAAGGAAGTCTCTCGATTTATCTGGAGCTCTTGCCGGATTTCTCGTTATGACTATTCATTTCGTTGTCGGATACag GTTCGGGGCAATGTTGCTTGCCTTTTTCTTTACTTCATCGATGCTTACCAAAGTTGGAGAAGACAAGAAGCGACGAGTTGATGCTGATTTTAAGGAAGGTGGACAAAGAGACtg GATACAAGTTTTATACAATAGTGGTATTGCAGCAGTTTTGTCTGTTCTTATTGGGAACCTGACTGGATGGGAGGACAAGTGCCTAGACTCGAACGATTCGGTTCTTATCACTTCCTTAATTGGTGGTATTATTGGTCACTATTCTTGCTGCAACGGTGACACTTGGTCATCGGAGATCGGAGTTCTTAGTGATGACCAGCCACGGCTTATCACAACTTTTAAG TCTGTTCGAAGGGGCACCAATGGAGGTGTGACAAAAACAGGACTTTTAGCAGCTTTGGCAGCAGGGAGTGTCATTGGTTTAACATTTGTTCTGGTTGGATTTCTCACTACAAGATGTTCAAATGAAATGGGCATGAAGCAGCTGTTGGTAATACCCCTTTCTGCAGTGGCTGGACTTTTAGGAAGTATCATAGATTCTCTGTTGGGAGCAACCCTTCAATTCAGTGGGTTCTGCTCTGTCCGAAATAAG GTTGTTGGAAAACCTGGACCAACAGTGAAGAGGATTTCAGGTCTTAACTTTCTTGACAACAATGCGGTGAACCTCGTCTCGATACTACTGACCACACTGCTGACTTCATTTGCCTGTGTGTACATTTTCTGA
- the LOC108485111 gene encoding uncharacterized protein LOC108485111 isoform X1, translating to MEEVTATAPNEKAVVEILRNRGWCLGDLDQVNALIVLYTALSDDVDACSIADKVEPELVNMDLRSISGKSLPELNLRKSSHILGPKVLQISSVRDISRSTIAEFSGNSSSSRLLRLGLTDGHSEMTAIEYSHVPAIPDNVVPGTKIRVENKAMIKAGILCLNPKVVTLLGGVVQSLYEEWEMNKKYSGFSRSSLSSSQENSTCGPPPFEKLQIEAPSSSRSAHPGRSYNYSESTLNSAGPAMASSVGKTESRSSKRNQDVEVKPENVDNGLKTAFIAEKTEENPSSSEARPKEVAESAPLQNQAASQKLLQKMSHSNLDNRHSRGRKYKGKGKQEEPMVFTLDEWEKRKVGTKPQTRIEYPETSDEDLARQLQAQLDLEDYHTQSMHDTEAENIKRSMFKYEREDGRDRQEGRGGRRRGGEGRGGRGGELWLILFSTLCTSPYRINIEPRIRDQGQKPQLFTIGSECTNL from the exons ATGGAGGAGGTCACGGCCACTGCTCCTAACGAAAAAGCCGTGGTAGAAATCCTACGGAATAGAGGCTGGTGTTTAGGCGATTTGGACCAAGTCAATGCTCTCATTGTATTATACACAGCTTTATCCGATGATGTCGACGCGTGTTCGATCGCTGATAAGGTTGAACCGGAGCTTGTTAACATGGACCTTAGATCCATCAGTGGGAAATCCTTACCCGAACTCAACCTCCGGAAATCTTCTCATATTCTAGGTCCCAAAGTGCTCCAG atTTCGTCGGTTAGGGATATATCTAGAAGCACCATAGCGGAGTTTTCGGGGAATTCGAGTAGTTCGCGTTTGCTGAGATTGGGTCTGACTGATGGTCATAGTGAGATGACTGCCATAGAGTACTCTCATGTTCCAGCAATTCCAGACAATGTGGTTCCTGGTACCAAG ATTCGTGTGGAAAATAAAGCCATGATAAAGGCTGGCATTTTATGTTTGAACCCTAAAGTGGTAACTTTGTTAGGAGGTGTTGTTCAATCACTCTATGAAGAATGGGAGATGAATAAAAAATATTCAGGTTTCTCCCGTTCATCATTAAGTTCATCCCAAGAAAATAGCACTTGTGGCCCTCCCCCATTTGAGAAGTTGCAAATTGAGGCTCCTTCTAGCAGTAGGTCTGCTCATCCTGGCCGATCATATA ATTACTCTGAGTCAACACTGAATAGTGCTGGACCTGCTATGGCAAGTTCAGTTGGAAAAACTGAAAGCAGGTCGAGCAAAAGGAACCAGGATGTTGAAGTAAAACCAGAGAATGTGGATAATGGTCTTAAGACAGCTTTCATAGCAGAAAAAACTGAAGAAAATCCAAGTAGCTCGGAAGCAAGACCAAAAGAAG TAGCTGAGTCTGCCCCTCTTCAAAATCAAGCTGCATCTCAGAAGCTCTTGCAGAAAATGAGCCATTCTAACCTGGATAATCGACATTCTAGAGGTCGAAAATACAAGGGAAAGGGAAAACAAGAAGAGCCTATGGTTTTTACTTTGGATGAGTGGGAAAAGAGGAAAGTTGGCACAAAACCTCAGACTAGAATTGAATATCCTGAAACTAGTGATGAAGACCTTGCTCGGCAGCTTCAGGCTCAACTTGACTTGGAAGATTATCAT ACACAAAGCATGCATGACACTGAGGCAGAGAACATTAAAAGAAGTATGTTCAAATATGAAAGAGAAGATGGTAGAGATCGACAAGAGGGACGTGGAGGGAGACGACGGGGAGGGGAGGGGAGGGGAGGGAGGGGAGGGGAGCTTTGGCTAATACTTTTTTCCACCTTATGTACAAG tcCTTACAGAATAAACATAGAACCCAGAATAAGAGACCAGGGTCAAAAGCCACAGCTCTTCACAATCGGCAGTGAGTGTACTAATTTATGA
- the LOC108485111 gene encoding uncharacterized protein LOC108485111 isoform X2, protein MEEVTATAPNEKAVVEILRNRGWCLGDLDQVNALIVLYTALSDDVDACSIADKVEPELVNMDLRSISGKSLPELNLRKSSHILGPKVLQISSVRDISRSTIAEFSGNSSSSRLLRLGLTDGHSEMTAIEYSHVPAIPDNVVPGTKIRVENKAMIKAGILCLNPKVVTLLGGVVQSLYEEWEMNKKYSGFSRSSLSSSQENSTCGPPPFEKLQIEAPSSSRSAHPGRSYNYSESTLNSAGPAMASSVGKTESRSSKRNQDVEVKPENVDNGLKTAFIAEKTEENPSSSEARPKEAESAPLQNQAASQKLLQKMSHSNLDNRHSRGRKYKGKGKQEEPMVFTLDEWEKRKVGTKPQTRIEYPETSDEDLARQLQAQLDLEDYHTQSMHDTEAENIKRSMFKYEREDGRDRQEGRGGRRRGGEGRGGRGGELWLILFSTLCTSPYRINIEPRIRDQGQKPQLFTIGSECTNL, encoded by the exons ATGGAGGAGGTCACGGCCACTGCTCCTAACGAAAAAGCCGTGGTAGAAATCCTACGGAATAGAGGCTGGTGTTTAGGCGATTTGGACCAAGTCAATGCTCTCATTGTATTATACACAGCTTTATCCGATGATGTCGACGCGTGTTCGATCGCTGATAAGGTTGAACCGGAGCTTGTTAACATGGACCTTAGATCCATCAGTGGGAAATCCTTACCCGAACTCAACCTCCGGAAATCTTCTCATATTCTAGGTCCCAAAGTGCTCCAG atTTCGTCGGTTAGGGATATATCTAGAAGCACCATAGCGGAGTTTTCGGGGAATTCGAGTAGTTCGCGTTTGCTGAGATTGGGTCTGACTGATGGTCATAGTGAGATGACTGCCATAGAGTACTCTCATGTTCCAGCAATTCCAGACAATGTGGTTCCTGGTACCAAG ATTCGTGTGGAAAATAAAGCCATGATAAAGGCTGGCATTTTATGTTTGAACCCTAAAGTGGTAACTTTGTTAGGAGGTGTTGTTCAATCACTCTATGAAGAATGGGAGATGAATAAAAAATATTCAGGTTTCTCCCGTTCATCATTAAGTTCATCCCAAGAAAATAGCACTTGTGGCCCTCCCCCATTTGAGAAGTTGCAAATTGAGGCTCCTTCTAGCAGTAGGTCTGCTCATCCTGGCCGATCATATA ATTACTCTGAGTCAACACTGAATAGTGCTGGACCTGCTATGGCAAGTTCAGTTGGAAAAACTGAAAGCAGGTCGAGCAAAAGGAACCAGGATGTTGAAGTAAAACCAGAGAATGTGGATAATGGTCTTAAGACAGCTTTCATAGCAGAAAAAACTGAAGAAAATCCAAGTAGCTCGGAAGCAAGACCAAAAGAAG CTGAGTCTGCCCCTCTTCAAAATCAAGCTGCATCTCAGAAGCTCTTGCAGAAAATGAGCCATTCTAACCTGGATAATCGACATTCTAGAGGTCGAAAATACAAGGGAAAGGGAAAACAAGAAGAGCCTATGGTTTTTACTTTGGATGAGTGGGAAAAGAGGAAAGTTGGCACAAAACCTCAGACTAGAATTGAATATCCTGAAACTAGTGATGAAGACCTTGCTCGGCAGCTTCAGGCTCAACTTGACTTGGAAGATTATCAT ACACAAAGCATGCATGACACTGAGGCAGAGAACATTAAAAGAAGTATGTTCAAATATGAAAGAGAAGATGGTAGAGATCGACAAGAGGGACGTGGAGGGAGACGACGGGGAGGGGAGGGGAGGGGAGGGAGGGGAGGGGAGCTTTGGCTAATACTTTTTTCCACCTTATGTACAAG tcCTTACAGAATAAACATAGAACCCAGAATAAGAGACCAGGGTCAAAAGCCACAGCTCTTCACAATCGGCAGTGAGTGTACTAATTTATGA
- the LOC108485111 gene encoding uncharacterized protein LOC108485111 isoform X3, whose protein sequence is MEEVTATAPNEKAVVEILRNRGWCLGDLDQVNALIVLYTALSDDVDACSIADKVEPELVNMDLRSISGKSLPELNLRKSSHILGPKVLQISSVRDISRSTIAEFSGNSSSSRLLRLGLTDGHSEMTAIEYSHVPAIPDNVVPGTKIRVENKAMIKAGILCLNPKVVTLLGGVVQSLYEEWEMNKKYSGFSRSSLSSSQENSTCGPPPFEKLQIEAPSSSRSAHPGRSYNYSESTLNSAGPAMASSVGKTESRSSKRNQDVEVKPENVDNGLKTAFIAEKTEENPSSSEARPKEVAESAPLQNQAASQKLLQKMSHSNLDNRHSRGRKYKGKGKQEEPMVFTLDEWEKRKVGTKPQTRIEYPETSDEDLARQLQAQLDLEDYHTQSMHDTEAENIKRSMFKYEREDGRDRQEGRGGRRRGGEGRGGRGGELWLILFSTLCTRDLGWRELSFWHG, encoded by the exons ATGGAGGAGGTCACGGCCACTGCTCCTAACGAAAAAGCCGTGGTAGAAATCCTACGGAATAGAGGCTGGTGTTTAGGCGATTTGGACCAAGTCAATGCTCTCATTGTATTATACACAGCTTTATCCGATGATGTCGACGCGTGTTCGATCGCTGATAAGGTTGAACCGGAGCTTGTTAACATGGACCTTAGATCCATCAGTGGGAAATCCTTACCCGAACTCAACCTCCGGAAATCTTCTCATATTCTAGGTCCCAAAGTGCTCCAG atTTCGTCGGTTAGGGATATATCTAGAAGCACCATAGCGGAGTTTTCGGGGAATTCGAGTAGTTCGCGTTTGCTGAGATTGGGTCTGACTGATGGTCATAGTGAGATGACTGCCATAGAGTACTCTCATGTTCCAGCAATTCCAGACAATGTGGTTCCTGGTACCAAG ATTCGTGTGGAAAATAAAGCCATGATAAAGGCTGGCATTTTATGTTTGAACCCTAAAGTGGTAACTTTGTTAGGAGGTGTTGTTCAATCACTCTATGAAGAATGGGAGATGAATAAAAAATATTCAGGTTTCTCCCGTTCATCATTAAGTTCATCCCAAGAAAATAGCACTTGTGGCCCTCCCCCATTTGAGAAGTTGCAAATTGAGGCTCCTTCTAGCAGTAGGTCTGCTCATCCTGGCCGATCATATA ATTACTCTGAGTCAACACTGAATAGTGCTGGACCTGCTATGGCAAGTTCAGTTGGAAAAACTGAAAGCAGGTCGAGCAAAAGGAACCAGGATGTTGAAGTAAAACCAGAGAATGTGGATAATGGTCTTAAGACAGCTTTCATAGCAGAAAAAACTGAAGAAAATCCAAGTAGCTCGGAAGCAAGACCAAAAGAAG TAGCTGAGTCTGCCCCTCTTCAAAATCAAGCTGCATCTCAGAAGCTCTTGCAGAAAATGAGCCATTCTAACCTGGATAATCGACATTCTAGAGGTCGAAAATACAAGGGAAAGGGAAAACAAGAAGAGCCTATGGTTTTTACTTTGGATGAGTGGGAAAAGAGGAAAGTTGGCACAAAACCTCAGACTAGAATTGAATATCCTGAAACTAGTGATGAAGACCTTGCTCGGCAGCTTCAGGCTCAACTTGACTTGGAAGATTATCAT ACACAAAGCATGCATGACACTGAGGCAGAGAACATTAAAAGAAGTATGTTCAAATATGAAAGAGAAGATGGTAGAGATCGACAAGAGGGACGTGGAGGGAGACGACGGGGAGGGGAGGGGAGGGGAGGGAGGGGAGGGGAGCTTTGGCTAATACTTTTTTCCACCTTATGTACAAG GGATTTAGGGTGGCGTGAATTATCATTTTGGCACGGTTGA